From a single Ferrimicrobium acidiphilum DSM 19497 genomic region:
- the purH gene encoding bifunctional phosphoribosylaminoimidazolecarboxamide formyltransferase/IMP cyclohydrolase, which translates to MQALISLYDKTGLDSLAPALIEAGYSLIASGGTAKALRGLGIAHTKVEDLTGFPSLFGGRVKTLHPAIHGPILADRSLPEHVRELEDQGWSPIDIVIVNLYPFDTDPSVELIDIGGPALVRAAAKNFASVAVVVDPSDYGWIRESLATGITIEDRRRLAAKAFGYVSAYDARVANWLEGDDSPLPTHQLLNLRRTRELRYGENPHQPGAFYIAEGAETGWAQAQWLGTEEPSYLNFFDADGAQRLLERLGDRPACVIVKHGGPCGVARRDEILDAYVEAFEGDPLSAFGGVVAINRPLTPELAQAMLERPKFDVLVVPSVVAEAEQIILGKRRRSRIAVFPGAALTVGIRSVAGGYLLQPPDELETVEEFRLVTSRVPSQAEMTDAWMAVAVGQAAASNAVTIVKNQAAVGVGQGQPSRVDASRIAVTKAGDKARGGAGASDAFFPFPDGLEALIAAGVTTIVAPSGSVKDDEIAKVAEDAGVSLLFAPRRHFRH; encoded by the coding sequence ATGCAGGCCCTAATTTCACTTTATGACAAGACAGGACTCGACTCTCTTGCGCCGGCGCTCATCGAGGCCGGATACTCGCTAATCGCCAGTGGAGGTACGGCTAAAGCGCTGCGTGGCCTAGGTATTGCACACACCAAGGTCGAAGACTTGACGGGCTTCCCTTCGCTGTTTGGCGGGCGGGTCAAGACGTTACACCCAGCGATACACGGACCAATCCTGGCCGATCGCTCATTACCGGAGCATGTGCGCGAGCTCGAGGATCAGGGATGGTCGCCAATCGACATCGTGATCGTCAATCTGTATCCGTTCGATACTGATCCAAGCGTTGAACTTATAGATATTGGAGGCCCAGCTCTAGTGCGTGCAGCGGCAAAGAACTTTGCTTCCGTGGCGGTAGTTGTCGACCCCAGTGACTATGGCTGGATTCGTGAAAGTCTGGCGACTGGGATTACGATCGAGGATCGTCGAAGGCTAGCGGCTAAGGCTTTTGGCTACGTATCAGCCTATGATGCCCGAGTCGCAAATTGGTTGGAGGGTGATGACTCACCCCTCCCCACTCATCAACTGCTCAATCTCCGTCGGACTCGAGAGCTGCGATACGGCGAGAATCCTCACCAGCCCGGTGCGTTCTATATAGCGGAGGGCGCCGAAACTGGATGGGCGCAGGCGCAGTGGTTAGGTACCGAAGAACCCTCGTATCTCAATTTTTTTGATGCTGATGGCGCGCAACGGCTGCTCGAACGGCTTGGCGACCGGCCCGCCTGTGTAATTGTAAAACATGGTGGTCCGTGTGGAGTAGCTCGTCGAGACGAGATCCTTGATGCCTATGTAGAGGCGTTTGAAGGTGATCCTCTCTCCGCCTTTGGTGGCGTAGTAGCCATCAATCGTCCACTCACTCCTGAGCTGGCGCAAGCCATGCTGGAGCGGCCAAAGTTTGATGTTCTAGTCGTTCCTTCCGTCGTCGCAGAGGCAGAACAGATCATTCTCGGGAAGCGGCGTCGTAGCCGGATTGCTGTTTTCCCGGGTGCAGCTTTGACTGTGGGGATTCGTTCGGTGGCAGGCGGATACTTACTGCAGCCACCGGACGAGTTGGAGACTGTGGAGGAGTTCCGTCTCGTGACCTCCAGAGTACCGTCGCAGGCGGAGATGACAGATGCGTGGATGGCGGTTGCAGTCGGACAGGCTGCAGCATCCAATGCTGTGACTATCGTCAAGAATCAAGCTGCGGTTGGGGTTGGACAGGGTCAACCATCGAGGGTCGATGCTAGCCGTATCGCAGTGACGAAGGCTGGCGACAAGGCTCGAGGCGGGGCGGGTGCATCCGACGCCTTCTTCCCCTTTCCTGATGGGCTCGAGGCTTTGATTGCAGCCGGGGTGACGACGATCGTAGCACCATCGGGCTCGGTCAAGGACGATGAGATTGCTAAGGTAGCCGAAGATGCGGGTGTCAGCTTGCTCTTCGCACCTCGTCGCCACTTTAGGCACTGA
- a CDS encoding cobalamin B12-binding domain-containing protein: protein MERPYRVVVAKPGLDGHDRGAKVVARALRDAGFEVIYTGLHQTVEQIVETVVQEDADAVGVSLLSGAHLTLVPKLIAGLEERQRGNVLLVVGGIIPDGDIPLLQEMGVAQVFTPGSSLTAICEWLATTLDAREVSG from the coding sequence GTGGAGAGACCCTATCGAGTAGTTGTTGCTAAGCCAGGTTTGGACGGCCATGATCGCGGTGCGAAGGTGGTGGCACGTGCATTGCGCGACGCTGGTTTCGAAGTGATCTATACCGGACTGCATCAGACGGTTGAGCAGATCGTTGAGACAGTCGTTCAAGAGGATGCCGATGCCGTCGGCGTGTCGTTGCTCTCGGGCGCCCATCTGACGCTGGTTCCTAAGTTGATTGCGGGTCTTGAGGAGCGCCAACGGGGAAATGTGTTGCTTGTCGTTGGAGGAATTATCCCAGATGGTGACATCCCACTCTTGCAGGAGATGGGTGTGGCACAGGTGTTTACCCCCGGCTCGTCTCTGACGGCTATCTGTGAGTGGCTCGCGACGACGCTCGATGCCAGGGAGGTGTCAGGCTGA
- the sucD gene encoding succinate--CoA ligase subunit alpha, with protein MSIFVDENTKVIVQGLTGNQGRFHGLRNRDYGTKVVAGVTPGKAGTDVEGIPIFDSVKEAAAVTGATASFIVVPPRFAADAIIEAAAAGIAFVVCITEFIPAKDEAMVASVLRRNYPGTRLLGPNCPGIISPGRCNIGITSGDIALAGGPVGIVSRSGTLTYQALYELSQKGVGQTTCVGIGGDPVPGTNFIDCLAAFEADPETKAVLMIGEIGGEEEEKAALFIKEHVSKPVVAYVAGVTAPPGRKMGHAGAIVSGGHGTAQGKMDVLRDAGVVVAVNPTEAGDRMVEIVERL; from the coding sequence ATGAGCATTTTTGTCGATGAGAACACGAAGGTAATCGTCCAAGGGTTAACCGGAAACCAGGGTCGTTTCCATGGGCTGAGAAACCGCGATTATGGCACCAAGGTGGTCGCTGGAGTGACTCCGGGCAAGGCTGGCACCGATGTCGAGGGTATACCTATTTTTGACTCCGTCAAAGAGGCGGCCGCCGTTACAGGCGCAACCGCTAGCTTCATTGTCGTTCCGCCACGCTTTGCAGCTGATGCGATCATCGAGGCAGCCGCCGCTGGTATCGCCTTTGTCGTCTGCATAACCGAGTTCATTCCCGCTAAAGACGAGGCGATGGTAGCGAGCGTGCTCCGGCGCAACTACCCGGGAACTCGACTGCTAGGGCCGAACTGCCCCGGCATCATCTCGCCTGGGCGCTGCAACATTGGGATCACCTCTGGAGACATCGCCCTAGCCGGCGGACCCGTCGGCATCGTCTCGCGCTCCGGTACTTTGACCTATCAGGCGCTCTACGAACTCAGCCAAAAGGGTGTTGGCCAGACGACCTGTGTCGGCATAGGGGGAGATCCTGTTCCAGGCACGAATTTTATCGATTGTCTTGCGGCCTTCGAGGCTGATCCCGAGACTAAGGCTGTGCTGATGATCGGTGAAATAGGTGGTGAGGAGGAGGAAAAGGCTGCCCTGTTCATCAAGGAACACGTCAGCAAGCCAGTGGTCGCCTACGTGGCTGGCGTAACAGCACCTCCTGGTCGCAAAATGGGACATGCTGGGGCTATTGTCTCAGGCGGTCACGGTACTGCCCAAGGAAAGATGGATGTACTGAGGGACGCCGGAGTCGTGGTTGCAGTCAATCCAACTGAGGCTGGAGACCGAATGGTCGAGATAGTCGAAAGACTCTGA
- a CDS encoding succinate dehydrogenase iron-sulfur subunit gives MTTTVQPADETSLIKEVDVHLTIKRFNPEVDVRPHWREYDLKLKSSDTVLNALIAVKGTIDGTLSFRRSCAHGVCGSDAMMINGENRLGCVNLISSVGTDLVIEPVRGLPVIKDLVVDMEPFFAQYRSVLPYLIADDDPGYKERYQSPEDRARFDDTTKCILCGACSTSCPVYWANGSYIGPAAIVNAHRFIFDSRDQAANERLDILNQKSGVWRCRTSFNCTEACPRGIKVTEAIEEVKRAILYDRS, from the coding sequence ATGACTACTACCGTACAACCAGCCGACGAGACCTCGCTTATCAAGGAGGTCGACGTTCATCTCACTATCAAGCGCTTCAATCCTGAGGTTGACGTTCGTCCTCACTGGCGCGAGTACGATCTGAAACTTAAGTCCTCCGATACCGTGCTCAACGCACTCATCGCAGTGAAGGGAACGATCGATGGGACGTTGAGCTTTCGGCGCAGCTGTGCGCATGGCGTTTGCGGCTCGGATGCGATGATGATCAATGGCGAGAATCGCTTGGGGTGTGTGAACCTGATCTCGTCGGTGGGCACCGATCTTGTGATAGAGCCGGTGCGCGGTCTCCCGGTGATCAAGGATCTTGTAGTCGATATGGAGCCATTTTTCGCTCAATATCGTAGTGTGCTTCCGTATCTGATCGCTGATGATGACCCAGGATACAAGGAGCGTTATCAGTCGCCTGAAGACCGTGCTCGCTTCGACGACACAACGAAGTGCATCCTCTGCGGCGCCTGTTCCACGTCGTGCCCGGTCTATTGGGCTAATGGAAGTTACATAGGACCGGCAGCCATCGTGAATGCGCATCGGTTCATCTTTGACTCCCGAGATCAGGCTGCGAATGAGCGGCTTGATATCTTGAATCAGAAGAGCGGCGTTTGGCGGTGCAGAACCTCCTTCAACTGCACTGAAGCCTGTCCTCGTGGAATCAAGGTGACTGAAGCTATCGAAGAGGTCAAGAGGGCGATTCTCTATGATCGGTCCTAA
- a CDS encoding bifunctional 5,10-methylenetetrahydrofolate dehydrogenase/5,10-methenyltetrahydrofolate cyclohydrolase gives MSARVLDGNWASSQVKMGLRERIQALKTRGVTVGLATVLVGDDPPSARYVAMKHADCAELGIDSFDYRLGADVTMAELLATISELNDDDRVHSYLVQLPLPAHIDQEMVLSAVTPAKDVDGLHPYNLGLLTLGEPKVVACTPAGIVELLNLHGVDLPGKHVVIVGRGVTIGRPLALLLALNRPGLNAAVTVVHSRVPSLVDHTREADVIIAAAGSPGIITADMVRKDAVVVGAGTTFAGRTLLSDVDDSVAEVASWVTPRLGGVGPMTRAMLLSNAVSAAEASLAQG, from the coding sequence ATGTCTGCAAGAGTTTTGGATGGGAATTGGGCGTCTTCACAGGTCAAGATGGGTCTGCGTGAGCGGATTCAGGCTCTAAAGACTCGTGGCGTGACCGTAGGGCTTGCCACCGTGCTAGTAGGCGATGATCCTCCTAGTGCCCGCTACGTGGCGATGAAGCACGCTGACTGCGCAGAGCTTGGGATAGATTCGTTCGATTATCGTCTCGGTGCCGATGTGACTATGGCCGAGCTGTTGGCTACGATCAGCGAGCTCAATGACGATGATCGTGTCCATTCGTACCTAGTCCAGCTTCCTCTCCCCGCGCATATAGATCAGGAGATGGTACTATCTGCGGTTACTCCTGCAAAAGACGTTGATGGTCTTCATCCATATAACCTTGGCCTGTTGACGCTTGGCGAACCGAAGGTGGTTGCCTGTACCCCTGCGGGGATAGTAGAACTCCTCAATCTTCATGGGGTTGATCTACCTGGTAAGCACGTGGTGATCGTGGGTAGAGGGGTGACAATTGGACGTCCACTCGCCCTTTTGCTGGCGCTGAACCGGCCTGGGCTGAACGCCGCGGTGACGGTCGTCCATTCGCGTGTGCCCTCGTTGGTGGACCATACCCGTGAGGCAGATGTTATCATCGCTGCTGCGGGATCGCCAGGAATCATCACCGCTGACATGGTACGAAAGGACGCAGTGGTTGTTGGCGCTGGTACCACTTTCGCAGGGCGAACCCTACTCTCTGACGTTGATGATTCGGTGGCAGAGGTAGCAAGTTGGGTTACACCTCGTCTCGGTGGGGTGGGGCCAATGACGCGAGCAATGCTGCTATCGAATGCGGTGAGCGCGGCTGAGGCTTCACTTGCGCAAGGTTGA
- the purN gene encoding phosphoribosylglycinamide formyltransferase: MRVAVLVSGVGSIMEAIRDRGVTPELVLADRPCRGLAVAESLGIATALVDREGFMDANRTLYRERYSDAVLATLQDAKVELVALAGFGTILSGSVLEAFEGAMLNTHPSLLPSFPGWHAVEQALSSGVKVTGTTVHLVVPEVDAGPIVAQEPVRVLPGDDLVSLHDRIKAVERWLYPSVIVASQRCALPGTPWWSQINFRNELEQEVQQCRP, encoded by the coding sequence GTGCGTGTAGCGGTTCTTGTCTCTGGTGTGGGTTCGATCATGGAGGCTATCCGCGATCGAGGAGTGACGCCGGAGCTCGTTTTGGCCGATCGTCCATGTCGTGGGCTAGCGGTGGCTGAGTCTCTCGGCATAGCCACCGCTCTGGTCGACAGAGAGGGTTTCATGGATGCTAATCGGACCTTGTATCGAGAACGCTATAGCGATGCCGTATTGGCGACTCTTCAAGACGCCAAGGTGGAGCTTGTAGCGTTGGCAGGGTTCGGTACCATTCTCAGCGGATCGGTGCTTGAGGCGTTTGAGGGTGCGATGTTGAACACCCACCCGTCTTTGTTGCCGAGTTTTCCGGGCTGGCACGCCGTTGAACAGGCGCTCTCTAGCGGAGTGAAGGTGACTGGTACAACGGTCCACCTGGTCGTCCCTGAGGTTGATGCGGGTCCGATAGTTGCCCAGGAGCCGGTCCGAGTGTTGCCTGGTGACGATCTCGTATCGCTTCACGATCGAATCAAGGCGGTAGAGCGCTGGCTCTATCCCTCGGTGATCGTAGCTTCGCAGCGTTGTGCGCTTCCTGGAACCCCCTGGTGGTCACAGATAAATTTTCGCAATGAACTTGAACAGGAGGTGCAGCAATGCAGGCCCTAA
- the sdhA gene encoding succinate dehydrogenase flavoprotein subunit: MHYHSYDAVIVGAGGAGLRAALETAGNVRTAVITKLYPTRSHTGAAQGGMCAALSNVEEDYWEWHAFDTVKGSDYLGDQDAIDIMCREAIDAVIDLEHFGLPFSRTPEGKIDQRRFGGHTRNHGEAPVRRACYAADRTGHMILQTLYQQCVAADVNFFNEFQVFDVLFDGEGASRRAAGVVAYELATGDLHVFTSKGVLFATGGYGRIFQITSNAHTLTGDGPGVLFHRGIPLEDMEFYQFHPTGIYGIGILLTEGARGEGGILRNGLGERFMERVAPTVKDLAPRDMVARAIHAEIKEGRGAGPDKDYVYLDLTHLPPEQIDAKLPDISGFVRTYLGLEPKTDPIPIQPTAHYAMGGIPTNVHGEVVIDANNTVLPGLYAAGECACVSVHGANRLGTNSLLDINVFGRRGGRAMVEYVQQVDHPDLPRSVVDPTRERIDAMMHSSGTEKVGTIRSELQVAMMRDASVVRTGESLQEALRVIHELRDRYEKVTIDDKGSIFNYDLTEALELGSLLDIAEVLVLGADARKESRGAHWRDDYPTRDDANWMKHTLAYRDESGAIALDYKPVVQGRYEPMERKY, from the coding sequence ATTCACTACCACAGTTATGACGCAGTCATTGTAGGCGCCGGTGGCGCTGGCCTGCGGGCCGCGCTCGAGACGGCAGGAAACGTACGTACCGCGGTGATTACCAAGCTCTACCCGACGCGCTCCCACACGGGGGCGGCTCAGGGCGGGATGTGTGCCGCGCTCTCGAATGTCGAGGAGGATTACTGGGAGTGGCATGCCTTCGACACCGTCAAGGGCTCTGATTACCTGGGTGACCAGGACGCCATCGATATCATGTGTCGGGAGGCGATCGATGCGGTCATAGACCTAGAGCATTTTGGACTTCCTTTCTCGCGCACTCCAGAGGGCAAGATTGACCAGCGTCGCTTTGGTGGTCACACTCGCAACCATGGCGAGGCGCCGGTTCGTAGGGCTTGTTACGCGGCGGACCGTACCGGGCACATGATTCTTCAGACGCTTTACCAGCAGTGTGTTGCCGCTGATGTTAACTTCTTTAATGAGTTCCAGGTGTTTGATGTCCTCTTTGACGGTGAGGGCGCATCACGGAGAGCGGCTGGCGTAGTCGCCTATGAACTTGCGACTGGCGATCTGCACGTCTTCACATCCAAAGGCGTGTTGTTCGCGACTGGTGGTTATGGTCGCATATTCCAAATCACCTCCAACGCTCACACCCTCACTGGCGATGGGCCTGGCGTCCTCTTTCACCGCGGCATTCCGCTAGAAGACATGGAGTTCTACCAGTTCCACCCGACCGGCATCTACGGCATAGGCATTCTTTTGACAGAGGGAGCCAGAGGTGAGGGTGGTATTCTGCGCAACGGGTTGGGTGAACGCTTCATGGAGCGTGTTGCACCGACAGTTAAGGACTTGGCTCCTCGTGACATGGTGGCCAGAGCGATTCATGCGGAGATCAAGGAGGGGCGTGGCGCGGGCCCAGACAAAGACTACGTTTACCTCGATCTCACTCACCTTCCACCCGAGCAGATCGATGCCAAATTGCCTGATATCAGTGGGTTTGTGAGGACATACCTCGGCCTGGAGCCGAAGACTGATCCGATCCCAATCCAACCGACTGCACATTACGCCATGGGTGGTATCCCGACTAATGTTCACGGAGAGGTTGTGATCGATGCAAACAACACCGTGTTGCCTGGGCTCTATGCGGCCGGGGAGTGCGCCTGTGTATCTGTTCACGGAGCTAATCGACTAGGAACCAATTCTCTGCTCGATATCAATGTGTTCGGCCGCCGCGGGGGGCGAGCGATGGTCGAGTACGTTCAACAGGTTGACCATCCAGACCTTCCTCGCTCAGTGGTTGATCCCACCCGCGAACGTATCGACGCAATGATGCACTCCTCTGGCACTGAGAAGGTTGGCACAATTCGAAGCGAACTCCAAGTGGCAATGATGCGCGACGCATCGGTCGTCCGAACGGGCGAGTCGCTTCAAGAGGCACTTCGTGTCATTCACGAGCTGAGAGACCGCTACGAGAAGGTCACAATTGACGATAAGGGTTCGATATTTAATTATGATTTGACCGAGGCGCTTGAGCTGGGGAGTCTTCTCGATATCGCAGAGGTGCTGGTTCTAGGTGCGGATGCTCGCAAGGAGAGTCGTGGAGCACACTGGCGCGACGATTATCCCACAAGAGACGACGCCAACTGGATGAAGCACACCCTCGCCTACCGGGATGAGTCGGGTGCGATCGCGCTTGACTACAAGCCAGTGGTGCAGGGTCGCTATGAGCCGATGGAGAGAAAGTACTAA
- the sucC gene encoding ADP-forming succinate--CoA ligase subunit beta, whose protein sequence is MDLFEYQGKDFFARYGVPTSTGVLVRDPEAAVEAAREVGFPAVVKAQVQVGGRGKAGGVKLVRDEAEALEVATAILGMDIKGHTVHKVWVEHASDIAREYYVSFTLDRGVKQYLCLLSSEGGVEIEEVAKTNPDAIARVHIDPLEGFTETEAAQLVASAGIEEVSRVGVAKVLLQLYQAFVEGDADLVEVNPLIVKTDGNVHALDAKVTLDDSAGYRHPEWEAYRADMELDGREALARSKGLNYIGLDGTVGIIANGAGLAMATLDVVSQAGGRAANFLDLGGGAGADAMANALEVINTDEKVQAVFVNIFGGITRCDEVAKGIQEALERVELSFPMVIRLDGTNAREGHDILRGLLSDKIRVEETMVGAAKTAVELAKKGER, encoded by the coding sequence GTGGATCTATTCGAGTATCAAGGTAAGGATTTTTTTGCACGCTATGGAGTGCCGACTTCGACAGGCGTGTTGGTCCGCGACCCCGAGGCGGCGGTAGAGGCGGCACGCGAGGTTGGCTTTCCGGCCGTCGTCAAAGCGCAGGTTCAGGTTGGTGGGCGAGGCAAAGCCGGTGGCGTCAAGCTGGTTCGTGACGAAGCCGAAGCTTTAGAGGTTGCTACTGCAATCTTGGGCATGGATATCAAAGGTCACACCGTGCATAAGGTGTGGGTAGAACATGCGTCTGATATCGCAAGGGAGTACTACGTCAGTTTCACCCTCGACCGGGGAGTGAAGCAGTATTTGTGTCTGCTCTCCTCTGAAGGTGGTGTGGAGATCGAGGAGGTGGCAAAGACCAACCCCGATGCGATCGCGCGCGTCCACATCGATCCGCTTGAGGGATTCACGGAGACAGAGGCAGCTCAATTGGTAGCATCGGCTGGCATAGAAGAGGTATCACGTGTAGGTGTCGCTAAAGTGTTGTTGCAGCTCTATCAGGCTTTTGTTGAAGGGGATGCAGATCTCGTTGAGGTGAATCCGTTAATCGTCAAGACAGATGGTAATGTTCACGCACTTGATGCGAAGGTTACCCTTGATGACAGTGCGGGCTATCGTCATCCGGAGTGGGAGGCCTACCGTGCTGACATGGAGCTCGATGGACGAGAGGCTCTGGCGAGATCGAAGGGTCTCAACTACATTGGCCTTGATGGAACTGTAGGTATTATTGCAAACGGAGCTGGCCTTGCCATGGCTACGTTGGATGTGGTCAGCCAAGCGGGTGGTCGCGCCGCGAACTTCCTGGATCTTGGTGGTGGTGCTGGTGCTGACGCTATGGCCAATGCGCTTGAGGTTATAAATACCGATGAGAAGGTCCAGGCGGTTTTCGTCAACATTTTCGGTGGTATTACACGTTGTGATGAGGTGGCCAAAGGAATTCAAGAGGCACTAGAGCGCGTCGAACTCTCCTTCCCAATGGTAATCAGGCTCGATGGTACCAACGCTCGTGAGGGCCACGATATCTTGCGAGGGCTGTTGTCGGACAAGATTCGCGTGGAAGAGACGATGGTTGGCGCGGCCAAGACCGCAGTTGAGCTTGCAAAGAAGGGTGAACGATGA
- a CDS encoding DUF2510 domain-containing protein — protein sequence MRPGWYPDGEGRLRYFDGHIWTDSLRQRPSFANFVSEVPASETSFRQPVNRRRRFVRLVSLLVVALLVGGIIAQLVIFGVLGSSSPKIQSLAGYRRAAGGVCASVFAGVSVSELERNTGGLLNTKLSQSASAFSVLASETKSVPEANALAANWSDLAIAWARYLRDHKTHVESVVTAMRAVQSSVTGVGIKDCAVFTSAAQRAVLS from the coding sequence ATGAGACCAGGCTGGTATCCGGATGGCGAGGGACGGCTTCGATACTTTGACGGCCATATCTGGACAGATTCGTTGCGCCAACGTCCCAGTTTTGCAAACTTCGTGTCAGAGGTCCCAGCCTCGGAGACGTCGTTTCGTCAGCCAGTGAATCGTAGACGACGTTTCGTCAGGCTAGTTAGCCTCTTGGTCGTCGCTCTGCTAGTGGGTGGCATCATTGCCCAGCTCGTGATCTTTGGAGTACTTGGCTCTTCGAGTCCGAAAATACAGAGCCTTGCGGGCTATCGTCGCGCGGCTGGCGGTGTCTGCGCGAGTGTCTTTGCTGGGGTTAGCGTCTCTGAACTCGAGAGGAATACGGGAGGGCTGTTGAACACCAAGCTCAGCCAGAGCGCCTCCGCCTTTAGCGTGCTCGCCTCTGAGACAAAGTCGGTCCCTGAAGCCAACGCGCTAGCTGCTAACTGGTCTGATCTCGCGATTGCATGGGCTAGGTACCTGCGTGATCACAAAACCCATGTCGAGTCGGTGGTGACAGCGATGCGTGCAGTTCAGAGTTCGGTCACTGGAGTAGGCATCAAGGATTGTGCCGTTTTCACCTCGGCAGCTCAGCGAGCTGTGCTATCGTAG